One window of the Eucalyptus grandis isolate ANBG69807.140 chromosome 8, ASM1654582v1, whole genome shotgun sequence genome contains the following:
- the LOC120286147 gene encoding disease resistance protein RPV1-like — MRRLVLSNPFVAVVAPILLGVLAHKLLSKRRASAQRDADDQHLGTPSPPIQPSENDYDVFLSFRGKDTRERFVDHLYCGLFNAGICVFRDDAELLKGEDLSSNLQEAIENSKILIPIISENYACSKWCLDELVRVMECRKHLGRLVLPIFYKVEPAEVQYQTGRFGQAFHRSHGRLAQKVVVHKWKQALGEVSSLRGWEVANGSEGELVELVVHKVLKELKKAVELVVSDYLVGIDSPVEEVMELVNKNTSATLRVGIYGIEGIGKTTLAKVIYNKFKEEKVLIILDDVDTTDHLKALAGNPNWFGSGSRIFVTTRNESVLDKARVDIKYEHKQMHEKQSLILFSRHAFQRDYPPSEFFALSSLVVSTTEGIPLAVKDIGSFLCKKPSRIWRETIQKMQNISHMAVQEKLRIIYEGVREGRRNTEDVSSANPAMPSPSISPSENDYEVFLNFRGVDTRRDFTDYLYYSLVDVGIRVFTDDDDLRVGERLSEDLMQAIRNSNILIPIISVNYASSKWCLDELVQMMKCKRRLGHIVLPIFYKVEPTDVRDQKGRFGEAFHYSGRRFDQKFTKEWQQALTEVSSLRGWQFANRYEGELVKLVVQDVLNELKKVVELDFSKNLVGIDSHVEEVMKLINNSFGATLCVGIYGKGDIGKTALVKMIYNKLLNQFEHCSFIVDIRESCNRNGISYLQNQLIRDIFRRDIRLHNKDHGIRIFSSELKDKKVLIILDDLDTTDQLAALAGNPNWFAPGSRIFVTTRDKSVLVRARVDIKYEHKKMDKEQSLILFSRHAFRSDSPPSKFSALTYIVVSITGGLPLALKVVGSFLCGKPSILWQETIAKMQNMPQNDVSKKLMMSYEALEEDQRKMFLDIACFLIGSDARIACYMWDACGFFVRGGIEALRSLLFISIGDNHEFRMYDQMRDLGREIVRAENYHKPHQRSRLWDYEEALEVLESKKGMGVETHI, encoded by the exons ATGCGTCGTCTCGTTCTTAGCAACCCTTTCGTGGCGGTTGTTGCACCGATCCTTCTCGGTGTGCTTGCGCACAAGCTTCTGAGTAAGAGGAGAGCAAGTGCGCAAAGAGACGCGGATGATCAGCATCTTGGTACGCCTAGTCCTCCGATCCAGCCAAGTGAAAATGACTACGACGTGTTCTTAAGCTTTCGAGGCAAAGATACTAGAGAGCGCTTTGTCGACCACCTCTACTGCGGCCTCTTCAATGCCGGGATCTGTGTCTTCAGGGACGATGCTGAGCTCCTCAAAGGCGAGGATTTGAGCTCAAATCTTCAGGAAGCCATTGAGAACAGTAAGATTTTAATCCCGATTATCTCTGAGAATTATGCTTGTAGTAAATGGTGCCTTGATGAACTGGTTCGCGTAATGGAGTGCCGAAAACACTTGGGGCGGTTAGTGTTACCCATATTCTATAAAGTGGAACCTGCAGAAGTGCAATATCAAACGGGTCGTTTTGGACAGGCATTTCATCGTTCTCATGGGCGTTTAGCCCAAAAGGTGGTTGTGCACAAATGGAAGCAAGCTCTCGGAGAAGTCAGTTCCTTACGAGGATGGGAAGTTGCTAATGG GAGTGAAGGTGAATTGGTAGAATTGGTTGTGCACAAAGTTTTGAAAGAGTTGAAGAAAGCGGTGGAGTTGGTCGTTAGTGATTATCTGGTTGGCATTGACAGTCCTGTGGAGGAGGTTATGGAATTGGTAAACAAGAATACTAGTGCTACCTTGCGTGTGGGAATTTATGGAATTGAGGGCATTGGTAAGACTACTCTTGCTAAAGTCATATACAACAA GTTTAAAGAGGAGAAAGTCCTCAttattcttgatgatgtggatacCACTGATCATTTAAAGGCTTTGGCTGGAAATCCTAACTGGTTTGGCTCAGGAAGTAGGATCTTTGTTACCACTAGAAATGAGAGTGTTCTTGATAAGGCCAGAGTGGACATCAAGTATGAGCATAAGCAAATGCATGAAAAGCAATCTCTTATCCTTTTCTCTAGACATGCATTTCAAAGAGACTATCCTCCAAGTGAATTTTTTGCTCTATCGAGTCTTGTTGTATCTACAACAGAAGGGATTCCCTTGGCTGTCAAGGATATAGGTTCATTTTTGTGTAAAAAACCATCACGAATATGGAGAGAAACAATACAGAAGATGCAAAATATATCTCATATGGCAGTGCAAGAAAAGTTGAGGATAATTTATGAAGGAGTGAGGGAGGGTCGAAGAAACACGGAAGATGTGTCTTCCGCGAATCCTGCCATGCCTAGTCCTTCCATCTCGCCAAGCGAAAACGATTACgaagtgttcttgaattttagaggTGTAGATACTCGAAGAGACTTCACCGATTACCTCTACTATAGCCTTGTTGATGTTGGAATCCGTGTCTTCACGGATGACGATGATCTCCGCGTGGGTGAGAGATTGAGCGAAGATCTTATGCAAGCCATTAGGAACAGCAATATTTTGATCCCGATTATCTCTGTGAATTATGCTTCTAGCAAATGGTGCCTTGATGAACTTGTTCAAATGATGAAGTGCAAGAGACGCTTAGGGCACATAGTGTTACCTATATTCTACAAAGTGGAACCTACAGATGTGCGGGATCAAAAGGGTCGATTTGGAGAGGCATTTCATTATTCCGGGAGGCGTTTCGATCAAAAGTTTACGAAGGAATGGCAGCAAGCGCTGACAGAAGTCAGTTCCTTACGAGGATGGCAATTTGCTAACAG GTATGAAGGAGAATTAGTAAAATTAGTTGTGCAAGATGTTTTGAACGAGTTGAAGAAAGTGGTGGAGTTGGATTTTTCTAAGAATTTGGTTGGAATTGATAGTCACGTGGAGGAGgttatgaaattaataaataatagtTTTGGTGCTACCTTATGTGTTGGAATTTATGGAAAGGGGGACATTGGTAAGACGGCTCTTGTTAAAATGATCTACAACAAGCTATTGAATCAATTTGAGCATTGTAGCTTCATTGTAGACATTAGGGAATCATGTAATCGCAATGGTATTAGTTActtgcaaaatcaattaatcCGTGATATATTTCGAAGAGATATTCGATTGCATAACAAGGATCATGGAATCCGCATCTTCTCATCCGAGCTTAAAGATAAGAAAGTCCTCATTATTCTAGATGATTTAGATACTACTGATCAGTTAGCAGCTTTGGCTGGAAATCCTAATTGGTTTGCACCAGGAAGTAGGATCTTTGTGACCACTAGAGATAAGAGTGTTCTTGTTAGGGCTAGAGTGGACATCAAATATGAGCATAAGAAAATGGATAAGGAGCAATCTTTGATCCTATTTTCTAGACATGCATTTCGAAGTGACTCTCCTCCTAGTAAGTTTTCAGCTCTCACTTACATTGTGGTATCTATAACAGGAGGGCTTCCCTTAGCTCTCAAGGTTGTAGGTTCATTTTTGTGCGGAAAACCATCAATACTATGGCAAGAAACAATAGCTAAGATGCAAAATATGCCTCAGAATGATGTGTCAAAAAAGCTGATGATGAGTTATGAAGCACTGGAGGAGGATCAAAGAAAAATGTTCTTGGATATCGCTTGTTTTTTAATTGGGAGTGATGCAAGAATTGCATGCTACATGTGGGATGCTTGTGGCTTTTTTGTGAGGGGAGGAATTGAAGCATTGAGATCTTTGTTGTTCATAAGTATTGGAGATAATCATGAGTTCAGAATGTATGACCAAATGAGAGATCTAGGTAGGGAAATTGTGCGTGCAGAGAACTACCACAAGCCTCACCAACGTAGTAGATTGTGGGATTATGAGGAAGCCTTGGAAGTGCTAGAGAGCAAGAAG ggcatgggagtcgaaacccacatTTGA